Part of the Novosphingobium sp. KA1 genome is shown below.
AGGCCGATGACGATGCCCTTGATCGACCGTTCGCGGATCAGTTCCTCGAGCAGGGCCTTGTCGGCGCCGAACTTGCCGCGCTTGATCGTCTTGCCGGGCGAGGCGAAGCGCCAGCCGGGATCGCAGAACGCGGTGCCGATGGTCTGGGTGCCGAGGTCGAGCCCCAGCAGCGCGCCGCCGGTTTCCGGCAGGGCATCGCGGTATTCGAGCGCGCCGGTGGTGATCACGGTGTCCTGGGTCATCGCTTGGCTGCCTCTTCCGTTACTTCCAGGCCTTGGTCTCATCGACCGGCGGGCGCAGGCTGGTAAAGCTGCGGCCCTTGCGCAGGGCCTTCCACCAGGTCAGCGGGTTCCAGGTCTGGGTGCCGTCCAGCGAGAAAGTGATGAACTCGGCGCGGCCGCCGATATCGGTGACCGGTACCGGCCCGCCGAGGCCGCCGCTGGGCTGGCCGAACATGTCGGTCTCGAACGGCGCGCGGCTGTCGGCCGAACGGTCGCGGTCGTCGCCCATCAGGAAGACGTGGCCGGCAGGCACGGTGATCTCGTGGTAGTTGTCGAGTTCCTGGTCGATATAGTCGATGACGTCGAACTGGGCGCCGTTGGGCAGGGTCTCGCGGTAGGTCGGCAGCTCGTAGACTTCCTTGCCGCTGGGCAGGCGGGTGCGATAACGCTCGAAGCCGTCGTAGCAGTGGCCGGGT
Proteins encoded:
- the ruvX gene encoding Holliday junction resolvase RuvX, which translates into the protein MTQDTVITTGALEYRDALPETGGALLGLDLGTQTIGTAFCDPGWRFASPGKTIKRGKFGADKALLEELIRERSIKGIVIGLPLNMDGSSGPRAQSSRAYARNLAVLGLPILLWDERWSTSGAERGLIEQDMSRAKRATRIDSAAAAVILQGAIDALAGGMF